One window from the genome of Pedococcus badiiscoriae encodes:
- a CDS encoding peroxiredoxin has product MATLRLGDDAPDFTAETTEGELTFHDWKGDGWAVLFSHPADFTPVCTTELGRVAQLKDEWAARNTKVLAVSVDALEDHNAWKADIEEVSGASVDYPIVADKDRQVAELYDMIHPGAGDTSPVRSVFLIDPAGKVRLSLTYPKSAGRNFDEILRALDALQVNDSGPFSTPADWKAGERIIVAPTVSTEDAQTRFKGVEVVKPYLRYAEAPSS; this is encoded by the coding sequence ATGGCCACGCTGCGACTGGGCGACGACGCCCCCGACTTCACCGCTGAGACCACCGAGGGCGAGCTGACCTTCCACGACTGGAAGGGCGACGGCTGGGCCGTGCTGTTCAGCCACCCCGCCGACTTCACCCCGGTCTGCACCACCGAGCTCGGGCGGGTCGCCCAGCTCAAGGACGAGTGGGCCGCGCGCAACACCAAGGTGCTGGCGGTGTCGGTGGACGCGCTCGAGGACCACAACGCCTGGAAGGCGGACATCGAGGAGGTCTCCGGTGCCTCGGTCGACTACCCGATCGTCGCCGACAAGGACCGCCAGGTGGCCGAGCTGTACGACATGATCCACCCCGGCGCCGGAGACACCTCCCCGGTCCGCTCGGTCTTCCTCATCGACCCGGCGGGCAAGGTGCGGCTCTCCCTGACCTACCCCAAGAGCGCCGGCCGGAACTTCGACGAGATCCTGCGCGCCCTGGACGCCTTGCAGGTCAACGACTCGGGGCCCTTCTCCACCCCGGCGGACTGGAAGGCCGGCGAGCGGATCATCGTGGCCCCCACCGTCAGCACCGAGGACGCGCAGACCCGGTTCAAGGGCGTCGAGGTCGTCAAGCCCTACCTGCGCTACGCCGAGGCGCCCAGCAGCTGA
- a CDS encoding NAD-dependent epimerase/dehydratase family protein, which produces MSLLVLGGTAWLGREVVAAARALGQDVTVLARGVSGAPPDGVEVVRADRGDATAYDEVAGREWDVVVDVSRQPSHVAGALDALASRAASWVFVSSASVYATHDVAGADETAELLPAHPGDDDGWETYGGRKVACERSVLDHVGDRALVARSGLIAGPGDHTDRTGYWPLRFAHPASPDGAVLVPDRGASTQVLDVRDLAAWLVRAGLERAAGVVNASGPVMPLDDHLAVARDVAGHRGETVRVGQEWLADHEVQPWSGDRSLPLWLSVPEYAGFMARSTAAAQALGLTSRSLAETLADTLAWEVASGPGRVRKAGLTVTDELALLASARSGPHPG; this is translated from the coding sequence ATGTCGCTGCTCGTCCTCGGGGGGACCGCGTGGCTCGGTCGCGAGGTCGTGGCGGCTGCCCGGGCCCTGGGCCAGGACGTCACTGTCCTGGCCCGCGGGGTCTCGGGCGCTCCGCCGGACGGTGTCGAGGTCGTCCGCGCCGACCGGGGTGACGCCACGGCATACGACGAGGTGGCGGGTCGTGAGTGGGACGTCGTCGTGGACGTCTCCCGCCAGCCCAGCCACGTCGCCGGTGCCCTGGACGCGCTGGCCTCGCGCGCCGCGTCGTGGGTGTTCGTGTCATCGGCCTCGGTGTACGCCACCCATGACGTCGCCGGAGCGGACGAGACCGCGGAGCTGCTGCCCGCCCACCCCGGTGATGACGACGGCTGGGAGACCTACGGCGGACGCAAGGTCGCCTGTGAGCGCAGCGTCCTCGACCACGTCGGTGACCGGGCGCTGGTCGCACGGTCGGGGCTGATTGCCGGACCAGGTGACCACACCGACCGCACCGGCTACTGGCCGTTGCGGTTCGCGCACCCGGCCAGCCCGGACGGTGCCGTCCTGGTGCCCGACCGCGGGGCGTCCACCCAGGTCCTCGACGTCCGCGACCTCGCCGCCTGGCTCGTCCGGGCCGGTCTCGAGCGGGCCGCCGGTGTAGTCAACGCGAGCGGCCCGGTCATGCCGCTGGACGACCACCTCGCAGTCGCGCGGGACGTCGCCGGTCACCGTGGCGAGACCGTGCGGGTGGGCCAGGAATGGCTGGCGGACCACGAGGTGCAGCCCTGGTCCGGCGACCGGAGCCTGCCGCTGTGGCTATCCGTGCCGGAGTATGCCGGCTTCATGGCACGCAGCACCGCCGCGGCGCAGGCCCTGGGACTGACCAGCCGGTCCCTGGCCGAGACGCTCGCCGACACCCTCGCCTGGGAGGTGGCGTCCGGGCCCGGTCGGGTGCGGAAGGCCGGGCTGACGGTCACCGACGAGCTCGCTCTGCTCGCCTCCGCCCGCAGCGGGCCGCACCCGGGGTGA
- the pafA gene encoding Pup--protein ligase, whose protein sequence is MDRRIFGIENEYGITCTFEGQRRLTPDEVARYLFRKVVSWGRSSNVFLSNGSRLYLDVGSHPEYATPECDHVRQLVVHDKAGERIIEGLVADAQDRLAEEGIEGEIYVFKNNTDSAGNSYGCHENFLVGRSGEFQQLSDVLIPFLVSRQITCGAGKVVTTSKGATYCVSQRADHIWEGVSSATTRSRPIINTRDEPHADAERYRRLHVIVGDSNMSETTTMLKVGSADLVLRMIEAGMVVRDLTLENPIRAIREMSHDMTGRKTVRLSNGRELSALQIQTEYLERAQAFADREGLEDPIHKQVLDLWERTIRAVDTGNLGLVDTEIDWVIKHKLISGYMAKHGLPMEHPRIAQLDLAYHDVNRERGVFYVLQKHGRAARITTDPEVFEAKTVPPQTTRAKLRGDFIKAAQEHRRDFTVDWVHLKLNDQAQRTVLCKDPFAAVDARVDRLIEGMRG, encoded by the coding sequence ATGGACCGGCGGATCTTCGGGATCGAGAACGAGTACGGGATCACGTGCACGTTCGAAGGTCAGCGGCGCCTCACTCCCGACGAGGTCGCCCGCTACCTCTTCCGCAAGGTCGTCTCGTGGGGACGCTCGTCCAACGTCTTCCTCTCCAACGGCAGCCGGCTCTACCTCGACGTCGGCTCGCACCCGGAGTACGCGACGCCCGAGTGCGACCACGTCCGTCAGCTCGTGGTCCACGACAAGGCGGGGGAGCGGATCATCGAGGGACTGGTCGCCGATGCCCAGGACCGGCTGGCCGAGGAAGGCATCGAGGGCGAGATCTACGTCTTCAAGAACAACACCGACTCGGCGGGCAACTCCTACGGCTGCCACGAGAACTTCCTCGTCGGCCGGTCCGGCGAGTTCCAACAGCTCTCCGACGTGCTCATCCCGTTCCTCGTCAGCCGTCAGATCACCTGCGGGGCCGGCAAGGTCGTCACCACGTCGAAGGGCGCGACCTACTGCGTCAGCCAGCGGGCCGACCACATCTGGGAGGGCGTGTCCTCGGCGACCACCCGCAGCCGCCCCATCATCAACACGCGGGACGAGCCACACGCCGACGCCGAGCGGTACCGCCGGCTGCACGTGATCGTCGGCGACTCCAACATGAGCGAGACCACCACCATGCTCAAGGTCGGGTCCGCCGACCTCGTGCTGCGGATGATCGAGGCCGGCATGGTCGTGCGGGACCTCACGCTGGAGAACCCGATCCGGGCGATCCGTGAGATGAGCCACGACATGACCGGGCGCAAGACGGTGCGGCTGTCGAACGGGCGTGAGCTGTCCGCCCTGCAGATCCAGACCGAGTACCTCGAGCGGGCCCAGGCGTTCGCCGACCGCGAGGGGCTCGAGGACCCGATCCACAAGCAGGTCCTCGACCTGTGGGAGCGGACCATCCGCGCTGTGGACACCGGCAACCTCGGCCTGGTCGACACCGAGATCGACTGGGTCATCAAGCACAAGCTGATCTCGGGCTACATGGCAAAGCACGGGCTGCCGATGGAGCACCCCCGCATCGCCCAGCTCGACCTCGCCTACCACGACGTCAACCGGGAGCGGGGGGTCTTCTACGTCCTCCAGAAGCACGGTCGCGCGGCGCGCATCACGACCGACCCCGAGGTGTTCGAGGCCAAGACCGTGCCCCCGCAGACCACCCGCGCCAAGCTGCGCGGCGACTTCATCAAGGCCGCCCAGGAGCACCGTCGGGACTTCACCGTCGACTGGGTGCACCTCAAGCTCAACGACCAGGCCCAGCGCACCGTCCTGTGCAAGGACCCGTTCGCGGCCGTCGACGCCCGCGTGGACCGGCTCATCGAGGGCATGCGCGGCTGA
- a CDS encoding FKBP-type peptidyl-prolyl cis-trans isomerase, translated as MHLRRFPALTAVALAAALALTGCGGSKDAKGSALDKVTVTGGSDTTAPTVTVNPKPLSVTETTTKVVKAGTGPVVKGDEIVSLKYVLLNGKDSSVLDTNFGKQNLGLNLAAPDLLPGLRKGLLNQKIGSRVLVAMPPKDAFGTQGNANIKVGGTDTVVFLMDVLSATKPLASAEGTAVKPAAGLPTVTVPQDGPATITIPKGAQPPTKTVAQLLIQGSGAKVEAGQTIRVTYTGALWKDGSVFDSSAKTANKYFETVIGKQQVIKAWDAQLVGRTVGSRVLMIVPPADGYGAAGSPPKISGKDTLVFVVDILAAF; from the coding sequence GTGCATCTGCGTCGTTTTCCCGCCCTCACGGCTGTCGCCCTGGCCGCTGCCCTGGCCCTCACCGGTTGTGGTGGCTCCAAGGACGCCAAGGGCTCCGCGCTCGACAAGGTCACGGTGACGGGCGGCAGCGACACCACGGCCCCCACCGTCACCGTGAACCCCAAGCCCCTGTCGGTGACCGAGACCACCACCAAGGTGGTCAAGGCCGGCACCGGCCCCGTCGTCAAGGGCGACGAGATCGTCAGCCTCAAGTACGTCCTGCTCAACGGCAAGGACTCCTCGGTGCTCGACACGAACTTCGGCAAGCAGAACCTCGGCCTGAACCTGGCTGCCCCCGACCTGCTGCCCGGCCTGCGCAAGGGGCTGCTGAACCAGAAGATCGGGTCGCGCGTCCTGGTCGCGATGCCGCCCAAGGACGCCTTCGGGACCCAGGGCAACGCCAACATCAAGGTCGGCGGCACCGACACGGTCGTCTTCCTCATGGACGTGCTCTCGGCCACCAAGCCGCTGGCCTCCGCCGAGGGCACGGCCGTCAAGCCCGCCGCCGGGCTGCCCACCGTCACGGTCCCGCAGGACGGGCCCGCCACGATCACCATCCCCAAGGGCGCCCAGCCCCCGACCAAGACCGTCGCCCAGCTGCTCATCCAGGGCTCCGGCGCGAAGGTCGAGGCGGGCCAGACCATCCGGGTGACCTACACCGGTGCGCTCTGGAAGGACGGGTCGGTCTTCGACTCCTCCGCCAAGACGGCGAACAAGTACTTCGAGACGGTGATCGGCAAGCAGCAGGTCATCAAGGCCTGGGACGCCCAGCTCGTCGGCAGGACCGTCGGCAGCCGGGTGCTCATGATCGTCCCGCCGGCCGACGGCTACGGCGCGGCCGGCAGCCCGCCCAAGATCAGCGGCAAGGACACCCTCGTGTTCGTCGTCGACATCCTCGCGGCCTTCTGA
- a CDS encoding FKBP-type peptidyl-prolyl cis-trans isomerase, producing MGFDPNTTKPEIDFPGDAAPTELVIEDITEGDGQEAGAGDTISAHYVGVAHSTGEEFDASWNRGAPLDFRLGVGQVIRGWDEGIVGMKVGGRRKLVIPAHLAYGDRGAGGAIKPGETLIFVVDLVDVR from the coding sequence ATGGGTTTCGACCCCAACACCACCAAGCCCGAGATCGACTTCCCCGGCGACGCAGCTCCCACTGAGCTGGTCATCGAGGACATCACCGAAGGTGACGGCCAGGAGGCCGGCGCCGGTGACACCATCTCGGCGCACTACGTCGGCGTCGCCCACTCCACCGGTGAGGAGTTCGACGCCTCGTGGAACCGCGGCGCGCCCCTGGACTTCCGACTGGGGGTCGGCCAGGTCATCCGTGGCTGGGACGAAGGCATCGTCGGCATGAAGGTCGGCGGCCGTCGCAAGCTCGTCATCCCCGCGCACCTGGCCTACGGCGACCGCGGTGCGGGCGGCGCGATCAAGCCGGGCGAGACCCTGATCTTCGTCGTCGACCTGGTGGACGTCCGCTGA
- a CDS encoding DUF3866 family protein — MMQWREGTVEQVVGRWPGAVEYAVRLADDAPDDTSVRALAYTALVGEPEVGDRVLLNASALLRGLGTGGLAFIVAAPDRLPGDPTTPRGHIVKARYTPQQQMFMAVDEQDSPHHEVMTGPLAAAGDLLGMPVVVADLHSALPAILAGIRLDRPEARVVYLMTDGGALPIAFSRNVATLTGAGWLAGTVTVGQAYGGDHEAVTLHSGLLAAKHVLEADIAVVIQGPGNVGTGTPWGYTGVAAGEALNAVGTLGGRGVAALRVSDADTRERHHGISHHSATAYGRICLVAADVPVPTTADEFDALVADQAHALARTAQGALTVRRVDPEGLDEALRAVPVTLSTMGRGLDEDHAAFLYSAAAGRHAARLLES; from the coding sequence GTGATGCAGTGGCGCGAGGGAACGGTCGAGCAGGTGGTCGGCCGGTGGCCGGGCGCGGTGGAGTATGCCGTGCGGCTGGCCGACGATGCCCCCGACGACACCTCGGTGCGGGCGCTGGCCTACACCGCGCTGGTGGGCGAGCCAGAGGTCGGCGACCGCGTGCTGCTCAACGCCTCCGCCCTGCTGCGCGGGCTCGGGACCGGCGGGCTGGCCTTCATCGTCGCTGCGCCCGACCGGTTGCCCGGCGATCCCACCACCCCGCGGGGGCACATCGTCAAGGCCCGCTACACCCCTCAGCAGCAGATGTTCATGGCCGTCGACGAGCAGGACAGCCCGCACCACGAGGTGATGACCGGCCCGCTGGCCGCGGCCGGCGACCTGCTCGGCATGCCGGTGGTCGTCGCCGACCTCCACTCGGCCCTGCCCGCCATCCTGGCGGGGATCAGGCTCGACCGCCCGGAAGCGCGCGTCGTCTACCTCATGACCGACGGCGGAGCCCTGCCGATCGCGTTCTCCCGCAACGTCGCGACCCTCACGGGTGCCGGCTGGCTGGCAGGCACCGTGACCGTCGGCCAGGCCTACGGGGGCGACCACGAAGCCGTCACGCTGCACTCCGGCCTGCTCGCCGCCAAGCACGTGCTGGAGGCAGACATCGCCGTCGTCATCCAGGGGCCCGGCAACGTCGGCACCGGTACCCCGTGGGGCTACACGGGGGTGGCGGCGGGCGAGGCCCTCAACGCCGTCGGCACCCTCGGAGGTCGCGGCGTCGCCGCCCTGCGCGTCTCGGACGCCGACACCCGGGAGCGCCACCACGGGATCTCGCACCACAGCGCCACGGCATACGGGCGCATCTGCCTGGTGGCCGCGGACGTCCCGGTCCCCACGACGGCGGACGAGTTCGACGCGCTGGTCGCCGACCAGGCTCATGCCCTGGCGCGGACTGCCCAGGGAGCCCTCACGGTCCGCCGGGTGGACCCGGAGGGTCTGGACGAGGCCCTGCGGGCCGTTCCGGTCACGCTCTCGACGATGGGCCGCGGCCTCGACGAGGACCACGCAGCGTTCCTGTACAGCGCAGCAGCCGGGCGACATGCCGCCCGGCTGCTGGAGAGCTGA
- a CDS encoding WYL domain-containing protein, translating into MSSPTGPAAKTERLLNLVLCLLYTRRPLPKSRIRAVVPQYGDAVSDEAFDRMFERDKDELRELGIPLVTQDIGGAWDDEVGYRIDQREYALPDITFEPDELAVLGLASRTWAHASLAGPAAQALRKLKAADIERDGDSLIGIEPRLGTSEPAFEPVKNAVVGQRTITFGYRTGGQGEVNARTVQPWGLASWHGRWYLTGFDLDREAPRVFRLSRIDGDVTEVKKAPPYAVPADHRAQEMIRTTVGDQPTRTAVVRVRADRGNSLRRRATGTTEAGGWTELEVPFTDDDLLADEVSGYGADVVVVSPDEVRELVVERLRGALAAHAGGAA; encoded by the coding sequence GTGAGTTCCCCCACCGGTCCCGCGGCCAAGACCGAGCGCCTGCTCAACCTCGTGCTGTGCCTGCTCTACACCCGTCGCCCGCTGCCCAAGTCGCGGATCCGGGCCGTCGTCCCGCAGTACGGGGACGCGGTCAGCGACGAGGCCTTCGACCGGATGTTCGAGCGCGACAAGGACGAGCTGCGCGAGCTGGGGATCCCGCTGGTCACCCAGGACATCGGTGGCGCCTGGGACGACGAGGTCGGCTACCGGATCGACCAGCGCGAGTACGCCCTGCCTGACATCACCTTCGAGCCCGACGAGCTCGCGGTGCTGGGCCTGGCCAGCCGCACCTGGGCGCACGCCTCCCTAGCCGGTCCCGCGGCCCAGGCACTGCGCAAGCTCAAGGCTGCCGACATCGAGCGCGACGGCGACTCCCTCATCGGGATCGAACCGCGGCTGGGCACGAGCGAACCTGCCTTCGAGCCCGTCAAGAACGCCGTCGTCGGCCAGCGCACCATCACCTTCGGCTACCGCACCGGCGGTCAGGGGGAGGTCAACGCCCGCACCGTCCAGCCGTGGGGACTCGCCTCGTGGCACGGTCGGTGGTACCTCACCGGCTTCGACCTCGACCGCGAAGCGCCCCGGGTCTTCCGGCTGTCGCGGATCGACGGGGACGTCACCGAGGTCAAGAAGGCCCCGCCGTATGCCGTGCCCGCCGACCACCGTGCCCAGGAGATGATCCGCACCACCGTGGGTGACCAGCCGACCCGCACCGCCGTCGTGAGGGTCAGGGCCGACCGGGGGAACTCGCTGCGTCGCCGGGCGACCGGGACGACCGAGGCAGGGGGGTGGACCGAGCTCGAGGTGCCCTTCACCGACGACGACCTCCTGGCCGACGAGGTGAGCGGCTATGGCGCGGACGTCGTGGTCGTGTCACCGGACGAGGTGCGCGAGCTCGTGGTGGAACGGCTCCGGGGGGCGCTGGCTGCTCACGCCGGAGGGGCCGCATGA
- a CDS encoding WYL domain-containing protein: MPESATDRLARLLTMVPWLVARQGIDLALAAEELGITVEQLETDLRLLYLCGYGQMPDELIDAQWEGGRVFVTNADTIARPLRLGRDEALTLMVGLRALASVPGLGERDAIERAMAKLEQATGASAEAAARVEVAISEGVEADLLADARRAVEGHRRVHLRYLVPSRDEATERDVDPMRVVNLDSRWYLEGWCHLAQDTRTFRMDRIARLDVLDVDGTPPADAQLRDLDAGAFTPRPDDTLVTLRLTPGATWVSDYYPTESVQTQQDGSQIVTLRTADTLWLRRLLWRLGGHGTVVSPPEVAQAVSEGAQAALAAYAADTTASTGG; the protein is encoded by the coding sequence GTGCCCGAGTCGGCGACCGACCGGCTCGCGCGACTGCTCACCATGGTGCCCTGGCTGGTCGCCCGCCAGGGGATCGACCTCGCCCTGGCCGCGGAGGAGCTGGGCATCACCGTCGAGCAGCTCGAGACCGACCTGCGACTGCTCTACCTCTGCGGCTACGGCCAGATGCCCGACGAGCTGATCGACGCCCAGTGGGAGGGCGGCCGGGTGTTCGTGACCAACGCCGACACCATCGCCCGCCCGCTGCGGCTCGGACGGGACGAGGCCCTCACCCTGATGGTGGGGCTGCGGGCCCTGGCTTCGGTGCCGGGGCTGGGGGAGCGCGACGCGATCGAGCGGGCGATGGCCAAGCTCGAGCAGGCCACCGGCGCCAGCGCCGAGGCCGCCGCCCGGGTCGAGGTGGCGATCAGCGAAGGGGTCGAGGCCGACCTGCTGGCCGACGCGCGCCGCGCCGTCGAGGGCCACCGCCGGGTGCACCTGCGCTACCTCGTGCCCAGCCGGGACGAGGCCACCGAGCGTGACGTCGACCCCATGCGCGTGGTCAACCTGGACTCGCGGTGGTACCTCGAGGGCTGGTGCCACCTGGCCCAGGACACGCGCACCTTCCGGATGGACCGCATCGCGCGCCTGGACGTCCTCGACGTCGACGGCACCCCACCGGCCGACGCCCAGCTGCGGGACCTCGATGCGGGGGCCTTCACCCCGCGACCCGACGACACGCTCGTGACGCTGCGGCTCACGCCGGGCGCGACGTGGGTCAGCGACTACTACCCGACCGAGTCCGTGCAGACGCAGCAGGACGGCTCACAGATCGTCACGCTGCGCACCGCCGACACGCTCTGGCTGCGACGGCTGCTCTGGCGGCTGGGGGGCCACGGCACCGTCGTGTCCCCGCCCGAGGTCGCGCAGGCGGTGAGCGAGGGCGCGCAGGCGGCCCTCGCGGCATACGCAGCGGACACCACAGCCTCCACGGGCGGGTAG
- the tatA gene encoding Sec-independent protein translocase subunit TatA, producing MGRGLFEGWHIIVLLVLLVLLFGFKRLPDAARSIGRSMRIFKSEVQEMKTDGKSAASSDTVKGEAIKDPERPVTPEPTSPIREDRPRTDNSSGAS from the coding sequence ATGGGTCGCGGATTGTTTGAGGGCTGGCACATCATCGTCCTGCTCGTCCTCCTCGTCCTGCTGTTTGGCTTCAAGCGGCTCCCCGACGCTGCGCGCTCGATCGGGCGATCGATGCGCATCTTCAAGTCCGAGGTCCAGGAGATGAAGACCGACGGCAAGTCCGCGGCCAGCAGCGACACGGTCAAGGGCGAGGCCATCAAGGACCCGGAGCGGCCGGTCACCCCCGAGCCGACCAGCCCCATCCGTGAGGACCGTCCCCGGACGGACAACTCCTCCGGCGCCTCCTAG
- the tatC gene encoding twin-arginine translocase subunit TatC, producing MAFRRARNPDGRMSLGDHLRELRRRFLISAVAVLLGGVLGWISYPQVYGRLAAPFNDYKAAHPGSIINLNFGTATAAFSQQVSLSIFVGIIVSSPVWLYQLWAFIVPGLSRRERRISLAFIGATVPLFLAGCAMAYYVLPKVLAVLYGFTPPGASNIQQVSEYFSFVTRFILVFGCAFLLPVFLVALNAIGILPSSAMVKAWRPAVFGIFVLSAVATPTPDAFTMFLLAIPLCILYFGAIGVSKLIERGRTRNRPKWTDVPDDEASAL from the coding sequence ATGGCGTTCCGGCGTGCCCGCAACCCCGACGGGCGCATGTCCCTCGGTGACCACCTGCGTGAGCTCCGACGACGCTTCCTGATCTCCGCGGTGGCGGTCCTGCTCGGTGGCGTGCTCGGCTGGATCAGCTACCCCCAGGTGTACGGCCGGCTCGCCGCGCCGTTCAACGACTACAAGGCGGCCCACCCGGGGAGCATCATCAACCTCAACTTCGGCACGGCCACCGCCGCCTTCTCCCAGCAGGTGAGCCTGTCGATCTTCGTCGGGATCATCGTGTCCAGCCCGGTGTGGCTGTACCAGCTGTGGGCGTTCATCGTGCCCGGGCTGAGCAGGAGGGAGCGACGGATCTCGCTGGCCTTCATCGGTGCCACCGTCCCGCTCTTCCTGGCCGGGTGCGCGATGGCCTACTACGTCCTGCCGAAGGTGCTCGCGGTCCTGTACGGCTTCACCCCGCCCGGGGCGTCGAACATCCAGCAGGTCAGCGAGTACTTCTCCTTCGTCACGCGGTTCATCCTCGTCTTCGGGTGTGCCTTCCTGCTGCCGGTGTTCCTGGTCGCCCTGAACGCGATCGGCATCCTGCCGTCGTCGGCGATGGTCAAGGCCTGGCGCCCAGCCGTCTTCGGGATCTTCGTCCTCTCGGCGGTCGCGACGCCGACCCCTGACGCCTTCACGATGTTCCTGCTGGCGATCCCGCTCTGCATCCTGTACTTCGGCGCGATCGGAGTCAGCAAGCTCATCGAGCGCGGGCGGACCAGGAACCGGCCCAAGTGGACCGACGTGCCCGACGACGAGGCATCGGCCCTGTAG
- a CDS encoding YegS/Rv2252/BmrU family lipid kinase codes for MSPNPLPVRKRVGLVVNPTSGKNRGMALGIEVAQRLRAAGHEVLDLSDESFAAARDRALGAIAQGVDVLAVVGGDGMVHLGVDLAAETKTTLAIIAAGTGNDVARGLGLPVHDPVRAADLVTTGTPRTIDAICHVDAHGGRHWFAGVLGAGFDSVVNERANTWPWPKGNMRYNLAILRELPLFKAIPYVVTVDGVRHETRAMLVAVGNGPSYGGGMQVLPAARFDDGLLDVLLLHEISTLEFLKVFPKVFKGAHVTHPAVEIIQGRSVTLEAEGIMAYADGERFAPLPITLDVVPGAVTVLAPAAT; via the coding sequence GTGAGTCCGAATCCCTTGCCCGTCAGGAAGCGCGTCGGCCTGGTGGTCAACCCCACCTCCGGCAAGAACCGCGGGATGGCCCTGGGGATCGAGGTGGCCCAGCGGCTGCGAGCCGCCGGCCATGAGGTCCTGGACCTCTCCGACGAGTCGTTCGCCGCGGCCCGCGACCGTGCCCTGGGCGCCATCGCGCAGGGCGTGGACGTGCTGGCCGTGGTGGGCGGTGACGGCATGGTCCACCTCGGGGTCGACCTCGCCGCCGAGACCAAGACCACCCTGGCCATCATCGCCGCCGGGACCGGCAACGACGTCGCCCGCGGGCTGGGGCTGCCCGTGCACGACCCCGTCCGGGCCGCCGACCTGGTCACCACCGGCACCCCGCGCACCATCGACGCGATCTGCCACGTCGACGCCCACGGCGGCCGGCACTGGTTCGCGGGCGTGCTCGGCGCCGGCTTCGACTCCGTGGTCAACGAGCGCGCCAACACCTGGCCGTGGCCCAAGGGCAACATGCGCTACAACCTGGCGATCCTGCGCGAGCTCCCGCTCTTCAAGGCCATTCCGTACGTCGTGACGGTGGACGGCGTGCGACACGAGACCCGCGCCATGCTCGTGGCCGTGGGCAACGGTCCGAGCTACGGCGGCGGCATGCAGGTGCTTCCCGCCGCCAGGTTCGACGACGGGCTGCTGGACGTGCTGCTCCTCCACGAGATCAGCACGCTGGAGTTCCTCAAGGTCTTCCCCAAGGTGTTCAAGGGCGCCCACGTCACTCATCCGGCCGTGGAGATCATCCAGGGGCGCTCGGTGACCCTCGAGGCGGAGGGGATCATGGCGTACGCGGACGGGGAGCGGTTCGCGCCGCTGCCGATCACCCTCGACGTGGTCCCCGGCGCGGTGACGGTGCTGGCGCCTGCCGCCACGTAG